CACAGACGGTGCCCCGAATATGAAAGGATCCAGGCTCGACATCATTTTGAAACCGCCTATGGGTAGTGTtattaggcaatctatcaaaacttctaaattgactaactatgaggccgagtatgaggccatgattgtaggtcttGAACTAGCTAAGGGCCTTGGAGCAGAGGTCATCGATGCAAAATGTGACTCCCTTTTGGTAGTAAATCATGTAAACGGAAGCTTTGATGTTCGAGACGATCGAATGCAAAGGTACTTAGACAAACTTCAAATGACATTGTATCGCTTCAAGGAATGGACATTGgaccatgtacctcgagaacagaATAGCGAGGCCGGTGCACTTGCAAACTTGGGGTCATCGGTCGAAGAAAATGATATTGTCCTGGGGACTGTCGTCCAACTATCGAAGTTGGTGGTCGAAGAAGGCCATGTAGAGATTAATTCAACAAGCTTAAtgtgggattggaggaataagtacatctACTACTTAAGGCATGGGAATCTCCCTGTGGAACTAAAAGAGTCGAGAACACTTCGAACCAAAGCAGCTCGATTCTCTTTCGATAAAAATGAAACGTTGTATAGAAGAACCTTCGATGGACCACTAACAATGTGCTTGGGACCCGAGGATACCAATTACATACTACGAGAAATCCACGAGGGTACTTGTGGGAACCATTCTGGTGCAGACTCTCTGGTTCGCAAGGTGATCAGAGCGGGGTATTATTGGGATAACATAGAAAGATACCAAGGAGTTCGTCCGAaagtgtgataaatgccaaaaaTTTGCATCGATGATCCACCAGCCTAGTGAACAACTCTATTTGGTCctatccccatggccattcatgaaatgggggatggacatcgtcgtcCCCCTACCAACAACGCCAAGCAAAGCtcgatttattttatttatgactgactacttctcaaaatgggttgaagtgcaggccttcgagaagataagagaaaaagaagtcatcgacttcatatgagaccacatcatatgtcggtttgggatacccGCCGAAATAGCATGTGACAATGGAAAGTAGTTCATCGGCAGCAAAACAACAAAATTCCTTaaggaccataaaatcaaaaggattcTATCAGCACCTTACCACCCAAGTGCAAATGGtcaggccgagtccacaaacaaaactatcattcgaaacttaaagaaaaggttagatgatgcaaagaggaaatggagagaagtattgcccgaggtgctatgggcatatcaAACAACTTTGAAATCGAGCACGGGGGAGACCCCATTTTCTTTGGTATACGGATCCGAAGCATTGATCCCTATCGAAGTAGGGGAACTTAGCGTCAGGTTTCAGCATGCCATCGAGGACTCAAATCACGAAGCTATGAAcacttctctcgaactactctatgAAAAATGTGAGGCCACATTAATTCGAATGTCTGCGAAAAATCAAAGGATTGAAAGGTATTACAACAGAAGGACGAACCTTTGATATTTTagagtcggggacttagtcctaaggaaagtaactctcaacactcgagacccaaacgaagggaaactaggtcctaattgggaaggaccgtaccgtgtcCTTGGAGTCGTGGggaaaggatcctacaaacttagCATAATGGAAGGCAAGCAACTACTAAACAATTGGAATTTATCACTGCTCAAGCGATATTACTGCTGAGGTATGACCTTCTCCCCTTTTCCATTTGTATTTAAAACTAACTCATTGCAGATGTTCGATTGGAGATATTGAGGCATCTTTCAACTCAAAGACCTTAGGTTTGAAAGTATGTGTTGCACTAGTTTTCCCTTacatcgggttttatcccaaatgggttttaccggcaaggtttttaacgaggcaacacctatatgctacctaaggaacattcaacaagtattcaaggcttcttttcgatcaacctcgaatactgggggcatcaccCTTGGAGGTTATAATTTTGAGAAAGATATTTCACGTctaagagggcctcgataggagaactttgtaatagGCCAAATAgtcaaatgaaccgtgcccaaatagaatagtcgagccccgatgtcaaaacatgtacgcatgtatcaactATTTAAAGAAACATTATGGTTATATCAATAATACTTTATATCTCATACGATCTCTATACTTACAATCCTATGGGAAGCGACTTAAGGGCCAAAACACCCCGAAATACCCAGGGACTGTCACTGACAGTCAATACATCCGAGTCATCGAAAATTTggactcataagacctcaaagaggaaCCCCCCGAAACAAAGGCCAAGGCTGATATACTCGGGGACTAAATTTTCGAACAAGTTCAGAAAGTTATCGGGAAATAAGTCCAAGTAACAAACCTGAAGGCTACGGCCATACTAAAGACTACGGTCAcataaaggctacgaccaaaatAATGCGATTCGGAGATGTCCTACTCCTGCTataaaattaaaggccttcaaacattGAAAACCGGTTAAGTCGGGCTACTCCCGGTAAAAGCAAAATATAAGGGGCTTCGATAAATCTGCCCTCGAATAATCTAAAGGCTCCGATAACACCAGCCTTCAGAAAAACCTTAAGAGTTATTCGATTATGCCTACACAAACGAAATAACTAATAAGGTTCCGATACGTCAAGCCTTCGAAAAACCCAACGCgtacaaaaacacatgctaaggcataactaaaatttaactaagtcttttagccaaaATGAGGAAAAAATTATATAGCCATTTTAGAGACCGAAACGGCCCaatttaaagagcctaagggccaattttaaaatagcctaagggccgatatacaagagcctaagggccagcttaaaaGAAATATAGGGCCAAAAGCTTATAGGAGTCCAAGACTTCGTTCTCATTCGACTCGGACCCAAAGGCCCCATCGTTTCGAGCTCGCATCAAAGTAATTTTAAGCTTAGCTCGAGGATTATCTAAAACCTTAAGGGGTGTGATCTTGAGCAATAAAAACCTAAGGGTCTATTACGAGTCTAAACTGATACTCGAGCTAAGTGTTTGAATCATCGGAATTTTCCACAAATACGGATAGAATAAAATTCAACACAAATCGAGTATAGAGCAAAAAAATGCTTTATATTTATTAGGGAAATTTACAAAACATATTACAATGCCCACAAGGGGCCCTTGCACAAAAAAGGAAACCTAATCTATTTTCGGGGTCACACCCTCGGGAGTGTCGTCTTCATCTTCAACAGCTCTATCTTCGGGAGTCTCTTCCCCCTCAGGAACTTCTTCTTCACCTTCCTCATCCCTGGAGCCACTCACCACATCCTCGTCATCAGAGGAGACAAGAAACCTAGCATCGGTTTTTTGCGCCTTTGCTTCGGCTATCTCCCCAGCGAGGTCGAACCCTCGGGCATGGATTTCATCGAGAGTCTCCCTCCGGGCTTGGCACTTAGCCAATTCATTGCTCCGTCTCCCTCGGTTGGAGGCCTCCCTCAACTCAACTTGAACGGCCCCTagtcacgcccaactctagtcctaaaatgGATAAGCGGACGCTGCAAATATAATGCTGTCTAAAAgtctggagtcgaatcccacagaaaactaaggcttagctattgTATTaagaaaaattgagtttacatattgaagtgattgaaagatgacgtgtcatgacatggAGGCTGGTCAAAGGATGATGATTAGCAAAGAGGCatgagttgcaacagatacgagtaGAGGCACATGAAGAGGCACGAGCGGTTATTCATACTCaacgctcgtacctatttaaTCCAAAAATCAAGAAGTatgaatctgacagcacaagagagtacagatacaatatttaataagcattaaatactaaaaacgttagggAATATGTATTGAATcctaatgattatgtaacgtagcatttaatgcctttaattgtctataatggtcttattatgacaaaggcataACGTATAACTTagagatagctataaaaggaagagaattgatcatttgtaaacacacgaaatactatctgaatacattggtttactttgttttcttctgattATCTTATTGTTGGCAAAATCACTTTCTTTTATTCAttctttgattatcagtaacctgagttcttctaaattaaggcTTTAACCGAAattccactttttggttaaacaaattggttccgttaccgggaatctgataatctattctttcttagcctaaccttttttgttgcatcaactatgtcgaacatcaatgacaacacccaaggaaaccaaggaaaccaacAACTCCAGGAGAATCCACAAGATGACCACATCACAATCCCTTCTCCACAAAGCTCCCCTCAACGATCTCGAGAGGgcactcctgatggatctcatgcaaatggaaatgctcaatttgaaaatgttgaagctattgataaagctttgcaaaagctaatcacTCAACAAGTCAACAAAGCTCTTGAGGCTTTTGTTAATCAAttacctgctgcaccacccacacctactccaaataataacactttggagaaccctcgttcTGGGCTTGCTAATTCAGGCAGTGGTGGAACCCCCACTGAATCATGAGAAGGAGAACCAGGTAACttagttaattctgatttacaaaatttagtg
The Nicotiana sylvestris chromosome 11, ASM39365v2, whole genome shotgun sequence DNA segment above includes these coding regions:
- the LOC138881925 gene encoding uncharacterized protein, with protein sequence MGSVIRQSIKTSKLTNYEAEYEAMIVGLELAKGLGAEVIDAKCDSLLVVNHVNGSFDVRDDRMQRYLDKLQMTLYRFKEWTLDHVPREQNSEAGALANLGSSVEENDIVLGTVVQLSKLVVEEGHVEINSTSLMWDWRNKYIYYLRHGNLPVELKESRTLRTKAARFSFDKNETLYRRTFDGPLTMCLGPEDTNYILREIHEGTCGNHSGADSLVRKVIRAGYYWDNIERYQGVRPKV